A DNA window from Ranitomeya imitator isolate aRanImi1 chromosome 2, aRanImi1.pri, whole genome shotgun sequence contains the following coding sequences:
- the POU3F4 gene encoding POU domain, class 3, transcription factor 4, which yields MATAASNPYSILSTASLVHADSSGMQQGSPFRNPQKLLQSDYLQGVPSNGHPLGHHWMGSLGDANPWASSLTSSPLDQQDIKPGREDLQLGTIIHHRSPHVSHHSPHTNHPNAWGASPAHNPSLTSSGQALNLYSQPGFSVSGMLDHGGLTPPPQTVTTQSLHPVLRGDTSDHVDLGSHHCQDHSDEETPTSDELEQFAKQFKQRRIKLGFTQADVGLALGTLYGNVFSQTTICRFEALQLSFKNMCKLKPLLNKWLEEADSSTGSPTSIDKIAAQGRKRKKRTSIEVSVKGVLETHFLKCPKPAAQEISSLADSLQLEKEVVRVWFCNRRQKEKRMTPPGDPQQHEVFSHNVKTDTSCHDL from the coding sequence ATGGCCACAGCTGCTTCCAATCCCTACAGCATCCTCAGCACCGCATCCCTGGTCCATGCAGATTCCTCTGGCATGCAGCAAGGGAGTCCCTTCAGGAACCCCCAAAAATTACTCCAAAGTGACTATCTGCAGGGGGTGCCCAGCAATGGCCACCCTCTGGGACACCACTGGATGGGAAGCCTGGGAGATGCCAACCCTTGGGCTTCAAGCTTAACCAGCAGCCCTCTGGACCAACAGGACATTAAACCCGGCAGAGAAGACCTTCAGCTGGGCACCATCATCCATCACAGGTCACCCCATGTCAGCCATCACTCACCCCATACAAACCACCCCAATGCCTGGGGAGCCAGCCCAGCTCACAACCCCTCGCTCACCTCCAGTGGACAGGCTCTGAACCTCTACTCCCAGCCTGGCTTCAGTGTCAGTGGCATGCTGGACCATGGTGGCCTCACCCCTCCTCCACAGACGGTCACCACGCAAAGCTTGCACCCTGTGCTCCGAGGGGACACCAGCGACCATGTGGACCTAGGTTCTCACCACTGCCAGGACCATTCGGACGAGGAGACCCCAACCTCGGATGAGTTGGAGCAGTTTGCCAAGCAGTTTAAACAAAGACGCATCAAGCTGGGCTTCACCCAAGCAGATGTTGGCTTAGCCCTGGGGACCCTGTATGGCAATGTCTTCTCCCAGACCACCATCTGCAGGTTTGAGGCTCTGCAGCTCAGCTTTAAGAACATGTGCAAGCTAAAGCCACTGCTTAACAAGTGGCTGGAGGAAGCAGACTCATCCACAGGTAGCCCCACCAGCATCGACAAAATAGCCGCCCAGGGCAGGAAAAGGAAGAAGAGGACCTCCATAGAGGTGAGTGTCAAAGGGGTACTGGAGACCCATTTCCTCAAATGCCCCAAGCCAGCCGCCCAGGAGATCTCCTCCCTGGCAGACAGCCTGCAGCTGGAGAAAGAAGTGGTCCGGGTCTGGTTTTGTAACAGAAGACAAAAGGAGAAGAGGATGACCCCACCAGGAGACCCCCAGCAGCACGAGGTCTTCTCCCACAATGTCAAAACAGACACCTCCTGCCATGATCTTTGA